The following are encoded in a window of Schistocerca nitens isolate TAMUIC-IGC-003100 chromosome 9, iqSchNite1.1, whole genome shotgun sequence genomic DNA:
- the LOC126203245 gene encoding proteasome subunit beta type-3 produces MSVLAYNGGAIIAMKGKDCVAIASDKRFGIQAQTVSTDFKKIFEMGPHLYMALPGLASDTQTVHQKLKFRLNLYELKENRNIHPKTFAAMVSNLLYEKRFGPFFVEPVIAGLDPKTFEPFVCNMDLIGCQNIPEDFVVGGTCTEQLYGMCEALWRPDLGPDELFEAISQALLNAVDRDAISGWGAVVYIIEKNKVTVKQLKTRMD; encoded by the coding sequence ATGTCTGTACTTGCCTATAACGGTGGGGCGATTATCGCAATGAAAGGTAAAGACTGTGTAGCTATAGCATCTGATAAAAGATTTGGAATTCAAGCTCAGACAGTGTCAACGGACTTCAAGAAGATATTTGAGATGGGACCACATTTATATATGGCTTTGCCAGGTTTAGCTTCCGACACGCAAACCGTGCATCAGAAGCTGAAGTTTCGCCTTAACCTCTACGAGCTGAAAGAAAACAGGAATATCCATCCTAAAACATTTGCAGCAATGGTTTCGAATTTACTTTATGAGAAAAGATTTGGTCCTTTCTTTGTCGAACCGGTAATTGCGGGTTTAGATCCTAAAAcgtttgagccatttgtttgtaaCATGGACCTCATAGGTTGCCAAAATATTCCAGAAGATTTTGTAGTCGGCGGAACTTGTACTGAACAACTCTATGGAATGTGTGAAGCTCTGTGGCGACCAGACCTAGGTCCGGATGAGCTCTTCGAAGCCATATCGCAAGCACTGTTGAATGCTGTTGACAGAGATGCAATTTCCGGATGGGGAGCAGTTGTGTACATCATTGAAAAAAACAAAGTTACCGTGAAGCAGCTGAAGACGAGAATGGACTAA